One region of Culex pipiens pallens isolate TS chromosome 2, TS_CPP_V2, whole genome shotgun sequence genomic DNA includes:
- the LOC120429684 gene encoding YY1-associated factor 2-like, whose product MDKNKSPIRRAKRQSKVVEENFWDCSVCTYRNTAEAFKCLMCDVRKGTSTRKPRLNSALVAQQAATQAFPGASGTPAQNSKSPGSKTSRNKNKRSKYPPRLKNIDRSSGQTREVTVNSVTVVITEYKPKSSVSRHDSSESFSESNDSRS is encoded by the exons ATGGATAAGAACAAATCACCAATTCGTCGTGCAAAACGCCAATCAAAAGTAGTAGAGGAGAATTTTTGGGACTGCAGTGTGTGCACCTATAGAAACACAGCCGAAGCGTTCAAGTGCTTAATGTGCGACGTACGGAAAG GCACATCAACCCGCAAACCTCGCCTTAACTCGGCGCTGGTAGCACAACAAGCGGCAACACAAGCCTTTCCCGGGGCCTCAGGAACTCCTGCGCAGAACTCTAAGTCACCAGGAAGCAAAACATCACggaataaaaacaaaagatCGAAATATCCTCCCCGACTGAAAAACATCGACCGATCTAGCGGACAAACACGAGAAGTCACAGTAAATTCTGTAACGGTTGTAATAACCGAATACAAACCGAAGTCATCAGTAAGTCGGCATGATTCAAGTGAAAGCTTTAGTGAGAGTAATGATTCTAGAAgttaa